From the genome of Streptomyces sp. NBC_01116, one region includes:
- a CDS encoding NAD(P)-dependent oxidoreductase gives MRNQPQTSVTVLGLGAMGSALAAAFVEAGHPTTVWNRTASRAAPLVAKGAAHPETVAEAVAASQLVIACLTTYEDTFEALEPATAALEGRDLVTLNSGTPADARRMAEWARGHGARCLGGAIKNVPPAVGAADTLLYYSGDAAVFTAYEPVLRVLGGDTVYLGPDPDLAALYEMAVGGTLLPALVGFFQGAAALQARGLEAASMVRFSEQWLEMIASVLPVLAREIDSGDYSEPLSSVNVFVAGAAHDAELGKEAGLDVEWHKPFHELLERAVRAGYGTQSIAALTEILKEPRPAA, from the coding sequence ATGCGGAACCAACCCCAGACCTCCGTGACCGTCCTCGGCCTGGGCGCGATGGGCAGCGCCCTGGCGGCGGCCTTCGTCGAGGCGGGACACCCGACCACGGTGTGGAACAGAACAGCGTCGCGGGCGGCCCCGCTCGTCGCCAAGGGCGCCGCGCATCCGGAGACGGTGGCGGAAGCCGTAGCGGCGAGCCAGCTGGTCATCGCCTGCCTGACGACGTACGAGGACACCTTCGAGGCCCTGGAACCGGCGACCGCCGCGCTGGAGGGCCGGGACCTCGTGACCCTCAACAGCGGAACCCCGGCCGACGCCCGCCGCATGGCCGAGTGGGCGCGAGGGCACGGCGCGCGCTGTCTCGGCGGTGCGATCAAGAACGTACCGCCGGCGGTCGGCGCCGCGGACACACTTCTCTACTACAGCGGCGATGCCGCGGTCTTCACCGCGTACGAGCCGGTCCTGCGGGTGCTGGGCGGGGACACCGTGTATCTCGGCCCCGACCCGGACCTCGCCGCGCTGTACGAGATGGCGGTGGGTGGCACGCTGCTGCCCGCGCTCGTCGGCTTCTTCCAGGGAGCGGCGGCGCTACAGGCACGTGGCCTGGAGGCGGCTTCGATGGTGCGGTTCAGCGAGCAGTGGCTGGAGATGATCGCCTCGGTGCTGCCCGTGCTGGCCCGGGAGATCGACAGCGGCGACTACAGCGAGCCGCTGTCGTCGGTGAACGTCTTCGTGGCCGGGGCCGCGCACGACGCGGAGCTGGGGAAGGAAGCGGGCCTCGACGTGGAGTGGCACAAGCCGTTCCACGAGCTGCTGGAGCGGGCGGTGCGGGCCGGTTACGGGACGCAGAGCATCGCCGCGCTGACGGAGATCCTCAAGGAGCCCCGGCCCGCCGCCTAG
- a CDS encoding mannosyltransferase family protein — protein MSTISPGLRPPAGRPVPPEPRTAAPAGPWAGRFRRAAARLTPADRTVLWLYLLTRITLGITAHFARWLFPAHSGTREAASVLAPFQRWDANHYLHIARDGYFPAGSGPWTSGWDNREAFFPGYPFLLRAVHTVVPDWTAAGLLISFVAGAVAVLALSRIARTYLPEDAAGRRTAVLFLLSPCAVFLAVGYTEALFLAFALPAWLAAVRHRWASAAVLTALATTVRVSGLFLAAAVALLFVLTARGRQRGEQGRRDRRAAGWMLLPALPPAAYSWYLHAHTGDWMAWKHAQERGWYRTFHTPWEAWENTWSGAFGHTQTTGYALMFQAELLAMLVGLALVAVLLYRRRWPEALYVALSLWALGTSYWYTSIPRATLLWWPLWIGLAALSLRWPWFRTAYLSVAAPVTTLVALTFLTGRWAG, from the coding sequence TTGTCCACGATCTCCCCAGGTCTGCGGCCTCCGGCCGGCCGCCCCGTACCTCCCGAGCCCCGGACCGCCGCCCCGGCCGGGCCCTGGGCGGGGCGGTTCCGCCGGGCGGCGGCCCGCCTGACCCCGGCCGACCGGACGGTGCTGTGGCTCTACCTCCTGACACGAATAACCCTGGGGATCACGGCCCACTTCGCCCGCTGGCTGTTTCCGGCCCACTCCGGCACGCGGGAGGCGGCGTCCGTCCTCGCGCCCTTCCAGCGGTGGGACGCGAACCACTACCTCCACATAGCGCGCGACGGCTACTTCCCCGCCGGCTCGGGCCCGTGGACGAGTGGCTGGGACAACCGCGAGGCGTTCTTCCCCGGCTATCCCTTCCTTCTCCGTGCCGTGCACACGGTGGTGCCCGACTGGACGGCGGCCGGGCTGCTCATCTCGTTCGTCGCGGGGGCGGTGGCCGTACTGGCCCTGTCCCGTATCGCGCGGACGTATCTGCCGGAGGACGCGGCGGGCCGCCGTACGGCCGTTCTCTTCCTGCTCTCGCCCTGCGCGGTGTTCCTGGCCGTCGGCTACACGGAGGCGCTGTTCCTCGCGTTCGCCCTGCCCGCCTGGCTCGCCGCTGTGCGGCACCGTTGGGCGTCGGCCGCCGTGCTGACGGCGCTGGCGACGACGGTGCGCGTCAGTGGCCTGTTCCTCGCCGCCGCCGTCGCCCTGCTCTTCGTGCTGACCGCCCGGGGCAGGCAGAGGGGCGAGCAGGGCCGACGGGACCGGCGGGCGGCGGGCTGGATGCTGCTTCCGGCGCTGCCGCCGGCCGCGTACAGCTGGTATCTGCACGCGCACACCGGCGACTGGATGGCCTGGAAGCACGCGCAGGAACGCGGGTGGTACCGGACGTTCCACACCCCGTGGGAGGCGTGGGAGAACACCTGGAGCGGGGCGTTCGGCCACACGCAGACGACCGGCTACGCGCTCATGTTCCAGGCGGAACTGCTGGCGATGCTGGTGGGGCTCGCGCTGGTGGCCGTGCTCCTGTACCGCCGCCGCTGGCCCGAGGCGCTGTACGTGGCCCTCAGCCTCTGGGCCCTGGGCACCTCGTACTGGTACACGTCGATCCCGCGCGCGACGCTGCTGTGGTGGCCGCTGTGGATCGGCCTGGCGGCGCTGAGCCTGCGGTGGCCGTGGTTCAGGACGGCGTACCTGAGCGTGGCCGCACCGGTGACGACGCTCGTCGCGCTGACGTTCCTGACGGGGAGGTGGGCGGGGTGA
- a CDS encoding cupin domain-containing protein, whose translation MTGQMPQKTHKVPAEDTSVRAGGQLPGYVWSAVHDAPTHELFPGIRLRPLWSGGNGAKAQLLEMDPHTCWEGIDVHEPGPEEVFVVSGVFNDGERDYPAGSFIHAPAGSSHIPQTTSGCTLFVFYPEG comes from the coding sequence ATGACAGGACAGATGCCACAGAAGACGCACAAGGTACCGGCGGAAGACACTTCGGTGCGGGCAGGCGGACAGCTGCCCGGCTATGTCTGGTCCGCCGTACACGACGCGCCGACGCATGAACTCTTCCCCGGTATTCGGCTGCGTCCTCTGTGGAGCGGCGGGAACGGCGCGAAGGCCCAGCTGCTGGAGATGGATCCGCACACCTGCTGGGAGGGCATCGACGTCCACGAACCGGGGCCGGAAGAGGTGTTCGTGGTCTCCGGTGTCTTCAACGACGGCGAACGGGACTATCCCGCGGGTTCGTTCATCCACGCTCCCGCCGGCTCGTCGCACATCCCGCAGACGACGTCGGGCTGCACGCTCTTCGTCTTCTACCCCGAAGGCTGA
- a CDS encoding winged helix-turn-helix transcriptional regulator encodes MRKYTCGFDAAIAVMGGKWKGLILFWLGEEERLRFGELRRTVAGISERMLTLQLRELEAAGLVHREVHEQVPPKVEYSLTDFGRSLVTALTPLGEWGEEHIDRLEDLP; translated from the coding sequence ATGCGGAAGTACACCTGCGGATTCGATGCCGCCATCGCCGTCATGGGCGGGAAGTGGAAAGGGCTGATCCTCTTCTGGCTCGGCGAGGAAGAGCGGTTGCGCTTCGGGGAGTTGCGGCGGACGGTCGCCGGGATCAGCGAGCGGATGCTGACTCTGCAACTGCGCGAGCTGGAGGCGGCGGGACTCGTCCACCGAGAGGTGCACGAGCAGGTGCCGCCCAAGGTGGAGTACTCGCTGACCGACTTCGGCCGCTCACTGGTCACCGCGCTGACGCCGCTCGGGGAGTGGGGCGAGGAGCACATCGACCGCCTCGAAGACCTGCCGTGA